Proteins encoded together in one Yersinia mollaretii ATCC 43969 window:
- a CDS encoding ABC transporter permease has product MTWLNRIIPDDRIIRLQLLILVAVMLAFSLTLGQRFFSLGNFQSISSQLPILGMLALGMGLTMLTGGINLSIIAGANACSLVMAAIIVSHPDQPLFLLLALGAGLLVAVAIGTLNGLLISVVGVSPILATLGTMTLITGLNILLSNGDVISGFPSVIQYIGSGDIAGIPVAMILFLLVSAGLWVLLEHTTLGRSIYLVGSNEQATRFSGVNTHRVQIAVYILSALLGWGAAILMMAKFNSAKAGYGESYLLVTILASVLGGINPDGGFGRIIGLILALVVLQLLESGLNLLGVSSYLTMALWGGVLILFIALQNRKA; this is encoded by the coding sequence ATGACGTGGTTAAACCGAATTATCCCCGATGACCGCATTATCCGGCTGCAACTGCTGATTCTGGTGGCGGTGATGCTGGCCTTCTCATTGACCTTGGGGCAGCGCTTTTTCAGCTTGGGCAACTTCCAGTCGATTTCGTCACAACTGCCGATTTTAGGCATGCTGGCGCTGGGAATGGGGCTGACCATGCTGACGGGCGGCATTAACTTATCCATTATTGCCGGAGCCAATGCTTGTTCGCTGGTGATGGCCGCCATTATTGTCAGCCACCCTGATCAGCCGCTGTTTTTGCTGCTGGCGTTAGGGGCGGGATTGCTGGTGGCGGTGGCAATTGGCACCCTGAATGGGCTGCTAATCTCTGTCGTCGGTGTGTCACCGATTCTGGCAACCTTGGGCACCATGACCCTGATCACGGGCCTGAATATTTTATTATCCAACGGCGATGTGATCTCAGGTTTCCCGTCGGTGATTCAATATATTGGCAGTGGCGATATTGCCGGAATTCCGGTGGCGATGATCCTGTTTTTACTGGTGTCGGCGGGGCTGTGGGTGTTGCTGGAACACACCACACTGGGGCGCAGTATCTATCTGGTCGGCTCCAATGAGCAGGCGACCCGCTTCAGTGGCGTGAACACCCATCGGGTGCAGATCGCAGTCTATATCCTGTCAGCCCTATTGGGTTGGGGGGCGGCCATTTTGATGATGGCGAAATTTAACTCAGCCAAGGCCGGATATGGCGAGTCCTATCTGTTGGTGACCATTCTGGCCTCGGTGCTGGGGGGGATTAACCCTGATGGCGGCTTTGGTCGCATCATCGGCCTGATTTTGGCGCTGGTAGTACTGCAATTACTGGAAAGTGGCCTGAATTTGCTGGGGGTGAGTAGCTACCTGACCATGGCGTTATGGGGTGGGGTACTGATCCTCTTTATCGCATTACAGAATCGTAAAGCTTAA
- a CDS encoding autoinducer 2 ABC transporter substrate-binding protein → MKFNLALLNACVVSACMLFTTQTMAEKKPEIAVVAKVTGIPWFTRMEVGVNEAAKKLDVNAYQVGPATPDPAQQVKVIEDLIAKNVDAIIVVPNDAKVLEPVLKKAQEKGIVVLTHESPDQRIGQWDVETIDSEKYAQANMDELAKAMGGKGGYAIYVGSLTVPLHNAWADYAIKYQKEKYPDMFEVTPRLPVAENIDKSYSTTLDLMKTYPQMKGIIGFGSLGPIGAGQAVAKKRAKDQIAVVGIAMPAQAAPYLMRGDIKKALLWDPKDAGFAVVEIANQLLKGQKVTPDLTIDGLGKADVDSEKGVIRFNKILEVTKDNAKTLGF, encoded by the coding sequence ATGAAATTTAATCTCGCATTACTGAATGCATGTGTTGTTTCGGCATGCATGCTGTTCACCACGCAAACGATGGCAGAGAAAAAACCTGAAATTGCCGTCGTGGCGAAAGTGACTGGCATTCCTTGGTTTACCCGCATGGAAGTGGGCGTCAATGAAGCCGCGAAAAAATTGGATGTGAATGCTTACCAAGTGGGGCCAGCGACACCCGATCCAGCGCAACAAGTTAAAGTGATTGAAGATCTGATTGCCAAAAACGTGGATGCCATCATTGTGGTGCCAAATGACGCCAAAGTGCTGGAACCAGTACTGAAAAAGGCCCAAGAGAAGGGCATTGTGGTGCTGACCCATGAATCACCGGATCAGCGTATTGGGCAGTGGGATGTGGAAACCATCGACAGCGAAAAATATGCGCAGGCCAATATGGATGAGCTGGCAAAAGCCATGGGCGGCAAAGGGGGCTATGCCATCTATGTCGGCTCTCTGACAGTGCCACTGCATAATGCTTGGGCAGATTACGCCATCAAATATCAGAAAGAAAAATACCCTGACATGTTCGAAGTCACCCCGCGCCTGCCAGTGGCTGAGAACATTGATAAGTCTTACTCCACCACACTGGATCTGATGAAAACCTATCCGCAAATGAAAGGGATCATTGGTTTTGGTTCACTGGGGCCGATTGGTGCGGGTCAAGCCGTTGCCAAGAAACGCGCTAAAGATCAAATCGCGGTAGTCGGTATTGCGATGCCAGCTCAAGCGGCCCCTTACTTGATGCGCGGTGATATCAAAAAAGCGCTGTTGTGGGACCCGAAAGATGCCGGTTTTGCGGTGGTAGAGATTGCCAATCAACTGCTGAAAGGGCAGAAAGTGACGCCAGACTTGACCATCGACGGCTTGGGTAAAGCGGATGTTGACAGCGAAAAAGGCGTGATCCGCTTTAACAAGATTCTTGAAGTCACCAAAGATAATGCGAAAACATTAGGTTTCTAA
- a CDS encoding FGGY-family carbohydrate kinase has product MASYFIGVDVGTGSARAGVFDLQGRMVGQASREITMFKPKADFVEQSSDNIWQAVCNAVRDAVSQADINPIQVKGLGFDATCSLVVLDKEGNPLTVSPSGRSEQNVIVWMDHRAIIQAERINATKHPVLEFVGGVISPEMQTPKLLWLKQHMPTTWSNVGHLFDLPDFLTWRATKDETRSLCSTVCKWTYLGHEDRWDPSYFKLVGLGDLLDNNAAKIGATVKPMGEPLGRGLSQRAASEMGLIPGTAVSVSIIDAHAGTIGILGASGVTGENANFDRRIALIGGTSTAHMAMSRSAHFIGGIWGPYYSAILPEYWLNEGGQSATGALIDHIIQSHPCYPELLAQAKSKGETIYEALNHILRQLAGEPENIAFLTNDIHMLPYFHGNRSPRANPNLTGIITGLKLSTTPEDMALRYLATIQALALGTRHIIETMNQNGYKIDTMMASGGGTKNPIFVQEHANATGCAMLLPEESEAMLLGSAMMGTVAAGVFESLPEAMAAMSRIGKTVTPQTNKIKAYYDRKYRVFHQMYHDHLRYQELMREEA; this is encoded by the coding sequence ATGGCAAGTTACTTTATCGGCGTAGACGTAGGGACCGGCAGCGCAAGAGCCGGAGTATTCGATTTGCAGGGCCGTATGGTCGGGCAGGCCAGCCGTGAAATCACCATGTTTAAGCCCAAGGCCGATTTTGTTGAGCAGTCTTCCGATAACATCTGGCAGGCGGTGTGTAATGCGGTGCGCGATGCAGTGAGTCAGGCCGATATCAACCCGATTCAGGTCAAAGGGCTGGGGTTTGATGCCACCTGTTCACTGGTAGTGCTAGATAAAGAGGGCAACCCGCTCACCGTCAGCCCATCAGGGCGCAGTGAGCAAAACGTGATTGTCTGGATGGATCACCGCGCCATTATTCAGGCGGAGCGAATTAATGCCACCAAGCACCCGGTGCTGGAGTTTGTCGGCGGGGTGATTTCACCGGAGATGCAGACGCCAAAACTGTTGTGGTTGAAGCAGCATATGCCCACCACCTGGAGCAATGTCGGCCATCTGTTTGATCTGCCGGACTTCTTAACGTGGCGTGCGACCAAAGATGAAACCCGCTCGCTCTGTTCTACCGTCTGCAAATGGACCTATCTGGGCCACGAAGATCGCTGGGACCCCTCCTATTTCAAATTGGTGGGGCTAGGCGATCTGCTGGATAACAATGCGGCGAAAATTGGCGCGACGGTGAAGCCGATGGGTGAACCGCTAGGGCGGGGATTAAGTCAGCGAGCCGCATCAGAAATGGGCCTGATCCCCGGCACGGCGGTCAGCGTTTCGATTATTGATGCCCACGCGGGCACCATTGGGATCCTCGGAGCCAGTGGGGTGACGGGCGAGAATGCGAACTTTGATCGGCGCATTGCACTGATTGGCGGCACCTCGACAGCCCATATGGCGATGTCACGTTCTGCGCATTTTATTGGTGGCATCTGGGGGCCATACTACTCGGCCATTCTGCCGGAATACTGGCTCAATGAGGGCGGGCAGTCAGCCACTGGCGCGTTGATTGATCATATTATTCAGTCACATCCGTGTTACCCAGAACTGCTGGCACAAGCCAAAAGTAAAGGGGAGACCATCTATGAGGCGCTGAATCATATTCTGCGCCAACTGGCGGGGGAGCCGGAGAATATCGCCTTCCTGACCAATGATATTCATATGCTGCCCTATTTCCACGGTAACCGCTCACCGCGTGCCAACCCGAATCTGACCGGCATCATTACTGGCTTAAAACTCTCCACCACGCCGGAGGATATGGCGCTGCGCTATCTCGCCACCATTCAGGCGCTGGCCTTGGGGACGCGGCATATCATCGAAACCATGAATCAGAATGGCTACAAGATTGACACCATGATGGCTAGCGGCGGCGGCACGAAAAACCCGATTTTTGTGCAGGAGCACGCCAATGCCACCGGTTGCGCCATGTTATTGCCGGAAGAGAGTGAAGCGATGTTGCTGGGCAGCGCCATGATGGGCACGGTCGCCGCTGGGGTGTTTGAGTCACTGCCGGAGGCGATGGCCGCCATGAGCCGCATCGGTAAAACCGTCACACCGCAAACCAATAAAATCAAAGCCTATTATGATCGTAAATACCGCGTGTTCCACCAGATGTATCACGATCATCTGCGCTATCAGGAATTGATGCGGGAGGAGGCATGA
- a CDS encoding ABC transporter permease, producing MDKLKLRQLTGRHEFYLGLLVLLLAIGLSVRSAEFLTLGNLTDVATSYAILGILACGLFVVLIAGGIDISFPAVTAIAQYVMASWVITHGGSFALAFILAMAVGLVLGLINGLLVYWLKVPAIIITIATLNLFYGLLVYVTNGTWLYGFPDWFMTGINWFSFTGSDGYDYGLTLPLFCLAATIIVTGVLMNYTRLGRQIFAMGSNKDAASRLGINILRLHLYVYGYMGMLAGVAAVVQAQISQSVAPNSLMGFELTVLAAVVLGGTSMSGGRGTLTGTVLGVMLLAFLQNGLTLLSVSSYWHTVFSGVIILVSISTTAWNEKRKLLREH from the coding sequence ATGGATAAGCTAAAACTGCGACAGCTCACGGGTCGCCATGAGTTCTATCTGGGTCTGCTGGTGTTGCTGTTGGCGATCGGATTGAGTGTAAGAAGCGCCGAGTTCCTGACGTTGGGGAACTTAACCGATGTCGCCACCAGTTATGCCATTTTGGGTATTCTCGCCTGCGGCTTATTTGTGGTGCTGATTGCCGGTGGCATCGATATCTCTTTCCCAGCAGTGACGGCGATTGCGCAGTATGTGATGGCTTCATGGGTGATTACTCATGGTGGCAGCTTCGCGCTGGCATTCATCTTGGCTATGGCCGTCGGTTTAGTGCTGGGGCTGATAAATGGATTACTGGTCTATTGGCTGAAAGTCCCGGCCATTATTATCACCATTGCCACACTGAATCTGTTCTACGGTCTGCTGGTTTATGTCACCAACGGCACTTGGCTGTATGGCTTCCCTGACTGGTTTATGACCGGGATTAACTGGTTCTCATTTACCGGCAGTGACGGCTACGACTATGGCCTGACCCTCCCGCTGTTCTGTCTGGCCGCCACCATTATTGTCACTGGCGTGTTGATGAACTACACCCGCCTCGGGCGGCAGATTTTCGCCATGGGCAGCAACAAAGATGCCGCCTCGCGTTTGGGGATTAACATTCTGCGGCTGCATCTCTATGTCTATGGCTACATGGGCATGTTGGCAGGCGTCGCCGCCGTGGTTCAGGCGCAGATATCCCAATCGGTCGCACCTAACTCATTGATGGGATTTGAATTAACCGTGCTGGCGGCAGTGGTACTGGGCGGCACCAGTATGAGCGGGGGTCGGGGAACCTTGACTGGCACCGTGCTGGGCGTGATGTTGCTGGCATTTTTGCAAAACGGCCTGACGCTGCTGAGCGTCTCTTCTTACTGGCACACGGTTTTCAGCGGCGTGATCATTTTGGTGAGTATCAGTACCACCGCATGGAATGAAAAACGCAAGTTGTTGAGGGAGCACTGA
- a CDS encoding KpsF/GutQ family sugar-phosphate isomerase: MSQSDEWQTASEAWMIYSRELAALRENVDQQVWLQVLDMLAGCRGKIAVTGVGTSGIAARKVAHMLACVEQPAIYLNATDAAHGDLGFLGAQDIIILISRGGNSDELTRLLPTLQRKQVKIISVTENEQSAIAQVSTLVLKTHVQQEIDPLNMLATTSIVLVLALFDAICACLMARSGFTKETLLAVHPGGDVGIELRKQQ, translated from the coding sequence ATGAGCCAGAGTGATGAATGGCAAACCGCCAGTGAGGCATGGATGATCTACAGCCGCGAGCTGGCGGCATTGAGGGAGAATGTCGATCAGCAGGTGTGGTTGCAGGTATTGGACATGTTGGCGGGGTGCCGTGGCAAAATCGCGGTGACCGGGGTGGGAACATCCGGTATCGCGGCACGAAAAGTGGCGCACATGCTGGCCTGCGTGGAGCAACCCGCCATCTACCTGAACGCGACGGATGCCGCCCACGGTGATCTGGGTTTTCTCGGCGCGCAGGACATTATTATTTTGATCTCCCGTGGTGGCAACTCTGACGAGCTAACCCGTTTGCTGCCCACACTACAACGCAAGCAGGTGAAGATCATCAGTGTGACAGAGAACGAACAGTCCGCTATCGCGCAGGTTTCCACCTTGGTACTAAAAACCCATGTGCAGCAAGAGATTGACCCGCTCAATATGTTAGCCACCACCTCGATCGTTTTGGTGCTGGCGCTGTTTGATGCTATTTGTGCCTGCTTGATGGCCCGCAGTGGGTTTACCAAAGAGACACTACTGGCGGTGCACCCCGGCGGGGATGTCGGCATTGAGTTGCGTAAACAGCAATAA
- a CDS encoding sugar ABC transporter ATP-binding protein, translating to MTQANAFITLENISKRFPGVLALDQVNLTLNKGEVHCLAGQNGCGKSTIIKVISGVYQPEKGASILIDGKLFHQLTPQLSFFYGIQVIYQDLSLFPNLTVSENIAVHRYLPGGDFWVKRKSMRDRALAAMQRVGVTLDPDKKVEQLSIADRQLVAICRAIAADARLVIMDEPTASLTSQEVKGLLNVVRDLKSQGICVVFVSHRLDEVMEVADRISVMRDGQLIGTWPASELDSHELAFRMTGQRFTYSQLPPLAAQAAPLLEVKKLSRGEQFRNIDLTLHEGEIVSITGLLGAGRTELCLSLFGMTQPESGEIRVAGEPVHFRHNRDAIRQGIGYVSEDRLTQGLIMEQSIYDNTIVSVFDKLHTRSGLLDHPKAAALVKQLVQDLNIKVSDTALPVKTLSGGNAQRIAIAKWVATQPRILILDSPTVGVDIANKEGIYHIAKALAAQGMAVLMICDEIPEAYYNSHRVLVMRKGELVAEFYPHQCTEQQIAEVVNG from the coding sequence ATGACTCAGGCCAACGCATTCATCACGCTTGAAAATATCAGTAAGCGATTCCCCGGCGTACTGGCGCTGGATCAGGTGAATCTCACCCTGAACAAAGGCGAAGTGCACTGTCTGGCAGGCCAGAACGGTTGCGGCAAGAGCACCATTATTAAAGTGATTTCAGGGGTTTATCAGCCAGAGAAAGGCGCAAGCATCCTGATTGACGGCAAGCTGTTCCATCAGTTGACGCCGCAACTCTCCTTCTTCTATGGCATACAGGTTATCTACCAAGACCTGTCGCTGTTCCCTAATTTAACGGTCTCAGAAAACATTGCCGTCCACCGCTATCTGCCCGGCGGCGACTTCTGGGTGAAACGTAAAAGTATGCGCGATCGGGCGCTGGCTGCCATGCAGCGGGTCGGCGTTACTCTCGATCCCGATAAAAAAGTGGAGCAGCTCTCCATTGCGGACCGCCAGTTAGTGGCGATCTGCCGGGCGATCGCCGCCGATGCCCGCTTGGTGATTATGGATGAGCCGACCGCTTCGCTGACCAGTCAGGAAGTGAAAGGTTTGCTGAATGTGGTGCGCGACCTGAAATCGCAAGGCATCTGTGTGGTGTTTGTTAGCCACCGTCTGGATGAAGTGATGGAAGTCGCTGACAGAATCAGCGTGATGCGCGACGGGCAACTGATTGGCACTTGGCCTGCCAGTGAGTTAGATAGCCATGAGTTGGCGTTCCGCATGACCGGACAGCGCTTCACTTACAGCCAACTGCCGCCTTTGGCCGCCCAAGCCGCGCCACTGCTAGAGGTCAAAAAACTGAGCCGTGGCGAGCAGTTCCGCAATATCGATCTGACCCTGCATGAGGGCGAAATTGTCTCGATTACCGGTCTGCTGGGAGCGGGTCGTACTGAGTTGTGTCTGAGTCTGTTTGGCATGACTCAGCCGGAGAGTGGCGAAATTCGTGTTGCTGGCGAGCCGGTCCATTTTCGCCATAACCGCGACGCGATCCGCCAAGGGATCGGCTATGTCTCCGAAGATCGCCTGACTCAAGGTTTGATCATGGAGCAGTCGATCTATGACAACACCATTGTGTCGGTTTTCGACAAATTGCATACCCGCAGCGGTTTGCTGGATCACCCCAAAGCCGCCGCGCTGGTGAAGCAACTGGTGCAGGATCTGAATATTAAAGTTTCCGATACCGCGCTGCCGGTAAAAACCCTATCCGGTGGTAATGCGCAGCGCATCGCCATTGCCAAATGGGTGGCGACTCAACCGCGTATTCTGATTCTGGACTCGCCGACGGTAGGAGTGGATATCGCCAACAAAGAGGGGATCTACCACATCGCCAAGGCACTGGCGGCGCAGGGGATGGCGGTATTAATGATTTGTGACGAGATCCCGGAGGCGTACTACAACAGCCATCGGGTGTTGGTGATGCGAAAGGGTGAGCTGGTGGCTGAGTTCTATCCCCATCAGTGCACCGAACAACAGATCGCCGAGGTGGTCAATGGATAA
- the lpxP gene encoding kdo(2)-lipid IV(A) palmitoleoyltransferase, which produces MIKPQKFHISLLHPRYWLTWFGLGLLFLLVQLPYPVLNKLGIWLGRTSMRFLKRRVSIARRNLELCFPDMDKQTLERTIVGNFESLGMGLMETGMAWFWPDSRIKRWFTVSGLNNLKKAQEGNRGVLVIGVHFMSLELGGRVMGQCQPMMAMYRPHNNKVMELVQTWGRMRSNKAMLDRKDLRGMVQALKKGEAVWFAPDQDYGPRGSVFAPLFAVDKAATTSGTFMLARLAKPALLPLVLLRKADGSGYELLIQPALEDYPIDDEVAAASYMNKVIEQEILRAPEQYLWLHRRFKTRPAGEPSLY; this is translated from the coding sequence ATGATAAAACCGCAGAAATTCCATATTTCCCTGCTCCACCCGCGCTATTGGCTCACTTGGTTTGGCCTGGGTTTGCTGTTTCTGTTAGTCCAACTGCCCTACCCAGTGCTTAACAAACTGGGGATTTGGCTGGGGCGCACCTCCATGCGCTTCCTCAAGCGGCGGGTCTCCATCGCTCGACGCAATCTGGAACTCTGTTTCCCTGATATGGACAAGCAGACCCTCGAACGCACGATTGTCGGCAATTTTGAATCCTTGGGCATGGGGTTGATGGAGACGGGTATGGCGTGGTTCTGGCCCGACTCTCGTATTAAACGTTGGTTTACTGTCTCCGGCCTGAATAACCTGAAAAAAGCGCAGGAGGGCAACCGTGGCGTCTTGGTGATTGGCGTGCACTTTATGTCACTGGAACTGGGTGGCCGCGTGATGGGGCAGTGTCAGCCGATGATGGCGATGTACCGCCCACACAACAATAAGGTGATGGAGCTGGTACAGACTTGGGGCCGGATGCGCTCCAATAAGGCGATGCTCGACCGCAAAGATCTCCGTGGCATGGTGCAAGCACTGAAAAAAGGTGAAGCGGTCTGGTTTGCGCCGGATCAAGACTACGGCCCACGTGGCAGCGTGTTTGCGCCGCTGTTTGCCGTCGATAAAGCGGCGACCACTAGCGGCACCTTTATGCTGGCCCGTCTGGCAAAACCAGCACTGCTGCCGTTAGTTTTACTGCGCAAAGCCGATGGCAGTGGCTATGAGCTGCTGATACAACCGGCGCTGGAAGATTATCCCATCGACGATGAAGTGGCCGCCGCCAGTTATATGAATAAGGTGATTGAGCAAGAGATCTTGCGCGCGCCAGAGCAATATCTCTGGTTGCACCGCCGCTTTAAAACCCGCCCCGCCGGTGAGCCATCACTCTACTAA
- a CDS encoding anion permease, translated as MSIFRTRIGRMLLILFIGIGIWFSPVPEAVDPRAWHLMAVFAATVIGLILSPFPLGAMAIFSLTVVAATGLLSIKEVLAGFADPTIWMIACAFFISRGFIKTGFGRRVGYLFISKLGHSSLGLAYGLVLTDLMFAPAMPSTSARCGGIITPLFRSISEAYESTPERGTERKIGAFLVQCIFQCNAITCAMFLTSMAGNPMISKLAGEMGITITWTSWALAAIVPGLISLAVIPLLLYRFYPPELKKTPEMRALARVKLKEMGPMSRNEWTVLSVFVGLVTLWVSGATLNIDATLTAFIGLAILLLSGALTWDDVIAEKEAWHTVIWFAVLLTLASQLNKLGFIAWFGSSIAGSVQGMNWIPMMGILLLAYYYSHYMMASAIAHISAMYAIFVSIAIAAGAPPMLTVLVFGMFSNLYMATTHYSGGPAPILFGCNFIPLATWWKIGFLISLVVIPIWLIIGSAWWKVLGFW; from the coding sequence ATGTCGATATTCAGAACACGTATAGGAAGAATGCTGCTTATTCTATTTATTGGGATAGGCATCTGGTTTAGTCCGGTACCGGAGGCCGTTGATCCACGCGCTTGGCACCTCATGGCGGTCTTTGCGGCGACGGTTATCGGCCTGATCCTCTCGCCATTCCCACTAGGGGCGATGGCTATCTTCAGCCTGACCGTGGTCGCGGCGACTGGGTTACTGAGCATCAAAGAGGTGCTCGCTGGCTTTGCCGATCCCACCATCTGGATGATCGCCTGCGCTTTCTTTATCTCACGCGGCTTTATTAAAACCGGTTTTGGTCGTCGGGTCGGCTACTTGTTTATCAGCAAATTGGGCCACAGCTCACTGGGTTTGGCTTACGGTTTAGTGCTGACTGACTTAATGTTTGCGCCCGCGATGCCCTCAACCTCTGCCCGCTGTGGGGGCATTATCACCCCACTGTTCCGCTCCATTTCTGAAGCCTATGAGTCCACCCCAGAACGCGGCACCGAGCGCAAAATAGGGGCATTTCTGGTGCAGTGTATCTTCCAGTGTAATGCCATTACCTGCGCGATGTTCCTCACATCCATGGCCGGTAACCCGATGATTAGCAAGCTCGCAGGTGAGATGGGCATTACCATCACGTGGACCAGTTGGGCGCTGGCCGCCATCGTGCCCGGCTTAATCTCACTGGCTGTCATCCCCTTGCTGCTCTACCGCTTCTACCCGCCAGAACTGAAAAAAACGCCGGAAATGCGGGCGCTGGCACGGGTAAAACTGAAAGAGATGGGGCCGATGAGCCGCAATGAGTGGACGGTTTTATCCGTCTTTGTCGGGCTGGTGACCTTATGGGTGAGTGGGGCAACACTCAATATTGATGCCACCCTGACCGCCTTTATTGGCTTAGCCATTCTGTTACTGAGCGGCGCGTTGACGTGGGATGATGTGATTGCCGAGAAAGAAGCATGGCACACGGTGATTTGGTTTGCGGTGCTGCTGACACTCGCCAGTCAACTGAATAAACTGGGCTTTATTGCTTGGTTTGGGTCATCGATTGCCGGTTCGGTGCAAGGGATGAATTGGATACCGATGATGGGTATTCTGCTGCTGGCGTACTATTACAGCCACTATATGATGGCGAGCGCCATCGCCCATATCAGTGCCATGTATGCCATTTTTGTTTCTATTGCTATCGCGGCAGGTGCACCCCCGATGCTGACGGTGTTGGTGTTTGGTATGTTCAGTAACTTGTATATGGCGACCACTCACTACTCCGGCGGCCCCGCACCTATCTTGTTCGGCTGTAATTTTATCCCGCTGGCGACCTGGTGGAAAATTGGCTTCCTGATCAGTTTGGTGGTGATCCCTATCTGGCTGATTATCGGTAGCGCATGGTGGAAGGTGCTCGGCTTCTGGTAA